Proteins co-encoded in one Ralstonia sp. RRA genomic window:
- a CDS encoding ABC transporter substrate-binding protein encodes MKTSWRMTLQISAIALASALAVGAAHAGETEAKKWVSSEFQPSTLSQDKQMAEMKWFIDAAAKLKAKGVTEIHVVSETLDVHAYESKTLAKAFEEITGIKVKHDIMQEGDVVEKLQTSMQSGKSIYDGWISDSDLIGTHYRYGVIMPLSDYMTGEGKEFTNPGLDLKDFIGTSFTTASDGKLYQLPDQQFANLYWFRADWFARKDLQEKFKAKYGYDLGVPVNWTAYEDIANFFTNDVKELDGKKVYGHMDYGKKDPSLGWRFTDAWLSMAGSADKGIPNGLPVDEWGIRAENCAPVGASVSRGGATNSPAAVYALTKYIDWMKKYAPPEATGMTFNEAGPVPAQGHIAQQVFWYSAFTAPMTKPGPVVNADGSPKWRMAPSPHGPYWKDGMQNGYQDVGSWTFFKSTPFERRSAAWLYAQFVTSKTVSLKKSITGLTFIRDSDIHSDYFTKNAAKYGGLIEFYRSPARVAWTPTGNNVPDYPKLAQLWWKNVATAVTGEKTPQGAMDNLAKEMDQVMGRLQRAGMKNCAPKLNPESDPSKWLSAEHAPWKKLDNERPKGETVAYDKLLAAWKEGKVR; translated from the coding sequence ATGAAAACATCCTGGCGCATGACGCTTCAGATCAGTGCCATTGCACTGGCAAGCGCCCTGGCAGTCGGCGCAGCACACGCCGGCGAGACCGAAGCCAAGAAGTGGGTCAGCAGCGAATTCCAGCCCAGCACGCTGTCGCAAGACAAGCAGATGGCGGAAATGAAGTGGTTCATCGACGCCGCGGCCAAGCTCAAGGCCAAGGGCGTGACCGAGATCCACGTCGTGTCGGAAACGCTCGACGTGCATGCCTATGAATCGAAGACGCTGGCCAAGGCCTTCGAAGAGATCACCGGCATCAAGGTCAAGCACGACATCATGCAGGAAGGCGATGTCGTCGAAAAACTGCAGACCTCGATGCAATCCGGCAAGAGCATCTACGACGGCTGGATCTCCGACTCCGACCTGATCGGCACGCACTACCGCTACGGTGTGATCATGCCGCTGTCGGACTACATGACCGGCGAAGGCAAGGAGTTCACCAACCCGGGCCTGGACCTGAAGGACTTCATCGGCACAAGCTTCACCACGGCATCGGACGGCAAGCTGTATCAGCTGCCCGACCAGCAGTTCGCCAACCTGTACTGGTTCCGCGCCGACTGGTTCGCCCGCAAAGACCTGCAAGAGAAGTTCAAGGCCAAATACGGCTACGACCTGGGCGTGCCCGTCAACTGGACGGCCTATGAAGACATCGCCAACTTCTTCACCAACGACGTGAAGGAGCTCGACGGCAAGAAGGTCTACGGCCACATGGACTACGGCAAGAAGGACCCGTCGCTGGGCTGGCGCTTTACCGATGCGTGGCTGTCGATGGCCGGCTCCGCCGACAAGGGCATCCCGAACGGCCTGCCGGTCGACGAATGGGGCATCCGTGCGGAAAACTGCGCACCGGTGGGCGCATCGGTCTCGCGTGGCGGTGCCACCAACAGCCCGGCCGCCGTGTACGCGCTCACCAAGTACATCGACTGGATGAAGAAGTACGCCCCGCCCGAGGCGACCGGCATGACCTTCAACGAGGCCGGCCCGGTGCCCGCACAAGGCCACATCGCCCAGCAAGTGTTCTGGTACAGCGCCTTCACCGCGCCGATGACCAAGCCGGGCCCGGTCGTGAACGCCGACGGCTCGCCCAAGTGGCGCATGGCGCCGTCGCCGCACGGCCCGTACTGGAAGGACGGCATGCAGAACGGCTACCAGGACGTCGGCTCGTGGACGTTCTTCAAGTCCACCCCGTTCGAGCGCCGCTCGGCCGCGTGGCTGTACGCCCAGTTCGTCACGTCGAAGACCGTGTCGCTCAAGAAGTCGATCACCGGCCTCACGTTCATTCGTGATTCGGACATCCACAGCGACTACTTCACCAAGAACGCAGCCAAGTACGGTGGCCTGATCGAGTTCTACCGCAGCCCGGCCCGCGTGGCCTGGACGCCGACCGGCAACAACGTGCCCGACTATCCGAAGCTGGCCCAGCTCTGGTGGAAGAACGTTGCCACGGCCGTGACCGGCGAGAAGACCCCGCAAGGTGCGATGGACAACCTGGCCAAGGAAATGGACCAGGTGATGGGCCGCCTGCAGCGCGCCGGCATGAAGAACTGCGCGCCCAAGCTGAACCCGGAAAGCGATCCGTCCAAGTGGCTGTCGGCTGAGCACGCCCCGTGGAAGAAGCTCGACAACGAGCGTCCGAAGGGCGAGACGGTGGCCTACGACAAGCTGCTGGCCGCCTGGAAGGAAGGCAAGGTTCGTTAA
- the glpK gene encoding glycerol kinase GlpK: MEYLLALDQGTSSSRAIVFNRAGQIVASAQQEFPQQFPQPGWVEHDPFDIWNSQLATCRAALEQAKLTAADMAALGITNQRETTVVWERATGKPIFNAIVWQDRRTESICERLRAEGLEDEVRKRTGLVIDPYFSATKLRWILDHVDGARERAARGELAFGTVDSWIVWQLTRGRLHVTDVSNASRTMLWNIHTGEWDADLMRALDIHPSLLPEVHPSAYQFGQTDADWLGASLTIGGIAGDQQSALFGQACFKPGMAKNTYGTGCFMLLNTGDKAVQSHNGLISTAACQSSTKRSYALEGSVFVGGAVVQWLRDGLRAIQRSADVEGLAASVPDSGGVVFVPSFTGLGAPYWDPTAQGAIVGLSRGTTIGHIARAALESIAFQSTALLQAMTRDAVSTISELRVDGGASANNLLLQFQADLLGIPVVRPEIIETTALGAAYLAGIATGFYKGEDEVAQQWRASRTFHPVISRDEALSRIAQWEMAVAQVRLPTASRGH; encoded by the coding sequence ATGGAATACCTCCTCGCGCTCGACCAGGGCACGTCCAGCTCACGTGCCATCGTCTTCAACCGTGCCGGCCAGATCGTCGCCAGTGCCCAGCAGGAGTTTCCGCAGCAATTCCCGCAGCCCGGCTGGGTAGAGCACGACCCGTTCGACATCTGGAACAGCCAGCTCGCCACCTGCCGCGCTGCACTCGAACAAGCCAAGCTGACGGCCGCCGACATGGCCGCGCTGGGCATCACCAACCAGCGCGAGACCACCGTCGTGTGGGAACGTGCCACCGGCAAGCCCATCTTCAACGCGATCGTGTGGCAGGACCGCCGCACCGAGAGCATCTGCGAGCGCCTGCGCGCCGAAGGCCTGGAAGACGAAGTGCGCAAGCGCACCGGCCTGGTCATCGACCCGTATTTCTCCGCCACCAAGCTGCGCTGGATTCTTGACCACGTCGATGGCGCCCGTGAGCGCGCCGCGCGTGGCGAACTCGCCTTCGGCACCGTCGACAGCTGGATCGTGTGGCAACTCACGCGCGGCCGCCTGCATGTGACGGATGTGTCCAACGCCTCGCGCACGATGCTGTGGAACATCCACACCGGCGAATGGGATGCCGACCTGATGCGTGCGCTCGACATCCACCCGAGCCTGCTGCCCGAGGTGCATCCCTCTGCGTATCAATTCGGGCAGACCGATGCCGACTGGCTCGGCGCCTCGCTCACCATCGGCGGCATTGCAGGCGACCAGCAATCGGCCCTGTTCGGTCAGGCCTGCTTCAAGCCCGGCATGGCCAAGAACACGTACGGCACCGGCTGCTTCATGCTGCTCAACACGGGCGACAAGGCGGTGCAATCGCACAACGGCCTGATCAGCACGGCGGCTTGCCAGAGCAGTACGAAGCGCAGCTACGCCTTGGAAGGCAGCGTGTTCGTCGGCGGTGCGGTAGTGCAGTGGCTGCGCGACGGCCTGCGCGCCATCCAGCGGTCAGCCGATGTGGAAGGCCTCGCTGCGTCGGTACCGGATTCCGGCGGCGTGGTGTTCGTGCCCTCCTTCACCGGCCTGGGCGCACCGTACTGGGACCCGACCGCACAAGGCGCCATCGTCGGCCTGTCGCGCGGCACGACCATCGGCCACATCGCACGGGCCGCGCTGGAGTCGATCGCCTTCCAGAGCACCGCGCTGCTGCAAGCCATGACGCGCGACGCCGTTTCCACCATCTCGGAGCTGCGCGTGGACGGCGGTGCCTCGGCCAACAACCTGCTGCTGCAGTTCCAGGCCGATCTGTTGGGCATCCCAGTCGTGCGCCCCGAGATCATCGAGACCACGGCGCTGGGTGCGGCGTACCTGGCCGGCATCGCCACCGGCTTCTACAAAGGCGAGGACGAGGTCGCCCAGCAATGGCGCGCCTCCCGCACATTCCACCCGGTCATCAGCCGGGACGAAGCGCTCAGCCGAATCGCACAATGGGAAATGGCCGTCGCACAGGTACGCCTGCCGACAGCTTCGCGCGGGCACTAA
- a CDS encoding DUF1415 family protein → MPDSTPDFTLLDPPADALPLPEDAAADHVARVQRWLEDAVIGLNLCPFAKAVHVKRQVRYVVSRATMDGDVLDHLRAEADLLHTTPAAQIDTTLLIVPALADFFDFHTLTDRAEALLAKAGYEGELQLASFHPDFVFADADPDDIANATNRAPAPILHLLREDSIARAAAAVPDAADIYERNIATMEKLGPEGWAAMAEKFSEKPSGD, encoded by the coding sequence GTGCCTGATTCCACCCCCGATTTCACCCTGCTCGACCCGCCCGCAGACGCCCTGCCCCTGCCCGAAGACGCCGCCGCCGACCACGTCGCTCGCGTGCAGCGCTGGCTCGAAGACGCCGTCATCGGCCTGAACCTATGCCCCTTCGCCAAGGCCGTGCACGTCAAACGCCAGGTCCGCTACGTCGTCAGCCGCGCCACCATGGACGGCGACGTGCTCGACCACCTGCGCGCCGAAGCCGACCTGCTGCACACCACGCCCGCCGCACAGATCGACACCACCCTGCTGATCGTCCCCGCGCTAGCGGATTTCTTCGACTTCCACACCCTCACCGACCGCGCCGAGGCATTGCTCGCCAAAGCCGGCTACGAAGGCGAACTGCAACTCGCCAGCTTCCACCCCGATTTCGTCTTTGCCGATGCGGACCCAGACGACATTGCCAACGCTACCAACCGCGCCCCCGCCCCGATCCTGCACCTGCTGCGCGAAGACAGCATCGCCCGTGCCGCCGCGGCCGTACCAGATGCAGCGGACATCTATGAGCGGAACATCGCGACGATGGAGAAGCTAGGCCCAGAAGGTTGGGCAGCGATGGCGGAGAAGTTCAGCGAGAAGCCATCTGGCGATTGA
- a CDS encoding glucan biosynthesis protein D, producing the protein MHRRDLLKQLAAGLLALAPGVPRCATPGATPRATPGAPEPFDETRLLARARALADRPYRRRSTQLPPPLAALDWDGYQSIGSRADHALWAGQHLPFEARFFHLGLFFKSPVRMHEVVDGQARLIAYDPAMFDYGRSGLDHQSLPADLGFAGFRLTTRADPTRDVAAFLGASYFRAVGGQWQYGMSARGLAIDTGLPRAEEFPDFTEIWLVRPSTDAEVLRVYALLDSPSVAGVYRFDIRPGDTLVMDVRTTLYVRKPIERLGIAPLTSMFLYGENDRADRAGDRRSAARRWRASDWRPEIHDSDGLAIWRGSGEWIWRPLANPPALRSQRFADDGPRGFGLLQRDRNPDHYQDDGVFYEKRPSVWVEPTHDWGEGAVELVELSANDETFDNIVAFWRPAVAPRAGQELAFGYRLTWGAQPAAASPLARVVATRTGIGGVVGQPRKYLSWRFVVDFAGGELSRLGRSTAGSTVEPVIRASRGRVEIASARPLASIDGVRAMFDVVPDASNAPIELSLTLQSGERLLSETWVYQWTPPGDRAV; encoded by the coding sequence ATGCATCGTCGCGACCTGCTCAAGCAGTTGGCCGCCGGGCTGCTCGCCCTGGCGCCCGGTGTCCCCCGTTGCGCCACGCCCGGCGCCACCCCCCGCGCCACGCCCGGCGCGCCGGAACCCTTTGACGAAACCCGCCTGCTGGCGCGCGCCCGGGCCCTGGCGGATCGGCCATATCGGCGACGCAGCACGCAGTTGCCGCCACCGCTGGCAGCGCTCGACTGGGACGGCTATCAATCCATCGGCTCCCGCGCCGATCACGCCTTGTGGGCCGGGCAGCACCTGCCGTTCGAGGCGCGCTTCTTCCACCTGGGGCTGTTCTTCAAATCGCCGGTGCGCATGCACGAAGTCGTGGACGGGCAGGCGCGCCTGATCGCCTACGACCCGGCCATGTTCGACTACGGCCGCAGCGGGCTGGACCACCAGTCGCTGCCGGCCGATCTCGGCTTTGCGGGCTTCCGGCTGACCACCAGGGCCGATCCGACGCGCGATGTGGCTGCCTTCCTGGGCGCGAGCTACTTCCGCGCGGTGGGTGGGCAGTGGCAATACGGCATGTCGGCGCGCGGGCTGGCGATCGACACCGGCCTGCCGCGCGCCGAGGAGTTTCCGGATTTCACCGAAATCTGGTTGGTGCGCCCGTCGACGGATGCCGAGGTGTTGCGCGTTTACGCTTTGCTCGATTCGCCCAGCGTGGCGGGTGTCTACCGCTTTGACATCCGCCCGGGCGACACGCTTGTGATGGACGTCCGCACCACGCTCTATGTGCGCAAGCCGATCGAGCGGCTGGGCATCGCGCCGCTCACCAGCATGTTCCTCTATGGCGAAAACGACCGCGCCGACCGTGCTGGCGACAGACGCAGCGCTGCCCGCCGCTGGCGTGCGTCGGACTGGCGCCCGGAAATTCACGATTCCGATGGGCTCGCCATCTGGCGGGGCTCGGGCGAGTGGATCTGGCGGCCGCTTGCCAACCCGCCCGCACTGCGCAGTCAGCGCTTTGCCGACGACGGCCCGCGCGGCTTCGGCTTGCTGCAGCGCGACCGCAATCCCGATCACTATCAGGACGACGGCGTGTTCTACGAGAAGCGCCCGAGCGTGTGGGTCGAGCCCACGCACGATTGGGGGGAGGGGGCGGTCGAGCTGGTTGAGCTGTCGGCCAATGACGAGACCTTCGACAACATCGTGGCGTTCTGGCGGCCGGCGGTGGCGCCGCGCGCTGGGCAGGAACTGGCGTTCGGTTATCGGCTGACGTGGGGCGCGCAGCCAGCGGCGGCTTCACCGCTGGCACGTGTTGTCGCCACGCGCACGGGGATTGGCGGTGTTGTCGGGCAACCCCGCAAATATCTCTCCTGGCGGTTTGTGGTGGATTTTGCGGGTGGGGAGTTGTCGCGCTTGGGGCGTAGCACCGCTGGGTCGACGGTGGAACCCGTCATTCGGGCTTCGCGAGGGCGGGTGGAGATTGCTTCGGCGCGGCCGCTGGCCAGTATTGATGGCGTGCGGGCGATGTTTGATGTGGTGCCGGATGCGAGTAATGCGCCGATTGAGTTGTCGCTGACGTTGCAGTCTGGGGAAAGGTTGCTTTCGGAGACTTGGGTGTATCAGTGGACGCCGCCGGGGGATCGGGCGGTTTGA
- a CDS encoding MFS transporter — MHNHNPNESKARAIFRVVSGNFLEMYDFMVYGYYAKAIADTFFPAGNEFLSLMLSLVTFGAGFLMRPLGAIFLGAYIDRHGRRVGLIVTLALMACGTLLIALVPGYATIGLAAPLLVLIGRLLQGFSAGVELGGVSVYLAEISTPGKKGFFVSWQSASQQVAVMFAALLGVLMSSLLPPSEMSAWGWRVPFLVGCLIVPFLFIIRRSLQETEEFQKRKHRPDLAAVFRSMGQNWRLVGAGTLMVVMTTVSFYLITAYTPTFGKSVLHLSDFDSLIVTLCVGASNFFWLPVMGAVSDRVGRRPLLILFTVLMLLTAYPAMQWLVSAPSFARMLTVLLWMSFLYGSYNGAMVVTLTEIMPPEVRTTGFSLAYSLATAIFGGFTPAIATWLIHETGNKAMPGVWVSFAALCGLVATLAIVKPAGKHVHGAGTAPAA, encoded by the coding sequence ATGCATAACCACAACCCCAACGAATCCAAGGCCCGCGCCATCTTCCGGGTGGTCAGCGGTAACTTCCTGGAGATGTACGACTTCATGGTCTACGGCTATTACGCCAAGGCCATTGCCGACACCTTCTTCCCAGCCGGTAACGAGTTCCTCTCGCTGATGCTGTCGCTGGTGACGTTTGGCGCCGGCTTCCTGATGCGGCCGCTGGGCGCGATCTTCCTGGGTGCCTACATCGACCGTCACGGCCGCCGCGTGGGCCTGATCGTCACGCTCGCGCTGATGGCCTGCGGCACCTTGCTGATCGCGCTGGTGCCGGGCTACGCCACCATCGGGCTGGCGGCGCCGCTGCTGGTGCTGATCGGCCGGTTGCTGCAGGGCTTCTCGGCCGGCGTGGAACTGGGCGGGGTGTCGGTCTACCTGGCCGAGATTTCCACCCCGGGCAAGAAGGGCTTCTTCGTGAGCTGGCAATCGGCCAGCCAGCAAGTGGCGGTGATGTTTGCCGCGCTGCTGGGCGTGCTGATGTCGTCGCTGCTGCCGCCGTCTGAGATGAGCGCGTGGGGCTGGCGCGTGCCGTTCCTCGTCGGCTGCCTGATCGTGCCGTTCCTGTTCATCATCCGCCGCTCGCTGCAAGAGACGGAAGAGTTCCAGAAGCGCAAGCACCGCCCGGACCTGGCCGCCGTGTTCCGCTCGATGGGCCAGAACTGGCGCCTGGTGGGCGCCGGCACGCTGATGGTGGTGATGACCACGGTGTCGTTCTACCTGATCACCGCCTACACGCCGACCTTCGGCAAGAGCGTGCTGCACCTGTCGGATTTCGATAGCCTGATCGTCACGCTGTGCGTGGGTGCATCGAACTTCTTCTGGCTGCCGGTGATGGGTGCGGTGTCTGACCGCGTCGGCCGCCGCCCGCTGCTGATTCTCTTCACCGTGCTGATGCTGCTGACGGCCTACCCAGCCATGCAGTGGCTGGTGAGCGCCCCGTCGTTCGCCCGCATGCTGACCGTGCTGCTGTGGATGTCGTTCCTGTACGGCAGCTACAACGGCGCGATGGTCGTCACGCTCACCGAGATCATGCCGCCGGAAGTGCGCACCACCGGCTTCTCGCTGGCGTATAGCCTGGCCACGGCCATCTTCGGCGGCTTTACCCCGGCTATTGCCACTTGGCTGATCCACGAGACGGGCAACAAGGCGATGCCGGGCGTTTGGGTGTCGTTTGCCGCGCTGTGCGGTCTGGTGGCCACGCTGGCCATCGTCAAGCCGGCCGGCAAGCATGTGCACGGCGCAGGCACGGCCCCCGCTGCCTGA
- a CDS encoding GNAT family N-acetyltransferase, whose translation MQNPGGMHGGLSDIVAIEHAGFAALPPEHSIEDGPWVLRMAGGLAKRANSANPRAPGALLDADRLNRIEAFYRRAGFPAIVRVTPLASPEADALLEARGYRITDRSLVMTAQLAPAGPAVLPDGITVSIDTAIPEPWHDAFAQFDGLNARGHATRRTMLDALDRPHAAITLREADGTTLGIGLAVADGAYVGLFDVRVASAARGRGLGRAVTDAMLGWARTQGTVGTPVTAYLQVSAENVPALSLYRSLSFVEAYAYHYRVGPTQPA comes from the coding sequence ATGCAGAACCCGGGCGGCATGCATGGTGGCCTGAGCGACATTGTCGCGATTGAGCACGCCGGCTTTGCCGCGCTGCCGCCCGAACACAGTATCGAAGACGGCCCCTGGGTGCTGCGCATGGCGGGGGGCCTGGCCAAACGGGCCAACTCCGCCAACCCGCGCGCACCGGGTGCGCTGCTCGATGCGGATCGACTGAACCGCATCGAAGCCTTCTACCGCCGCGCTGGCTTCCCGGCTATCGTGCGCGTTACACCGCTGGCCTCGCCCGAGGCCGATGCGCTGCTCGAAGCGCGCGGCTACCGCATCACCGACCGCAGCCTCGTCATGACCGCGCAGTTGGCGCCCGCGGGGCCGGCAGTGCTGCCTGACGGCATCACCGTCAGCATCGACACGGCGATCCCCGAACCCTGGCACGACGCCTTCGCGCAGTTCGACGGCCTCAATGCGCGCGGACATGCCACGCGCCGCACCATGCTCGACGCGCTCGACCGCCCGCACGCGGCGATCACGCTGCGCGAAGCGGATGGCACCACGCTGGGAATCGGTTTGGCCGTGGCAGACGGCGCGTATGTCGGCCTGTTCGATGTGCGCGTGGCGAGCGCCGCGCGCGGCCGCGGGCTGGGGCGTGCCGTGACGGACGCGATGCTCGGCTGGGCGCGTACCCAGGGCACGGTTGGTACGCCGGTCACCGCCTATCTGCAGGTCAGCGCCGAGAACGTGCCAGCGCTCAGCCTGTACCGCTCGCTGAGCTTTGTTGAGGCCTACGCGTATCACTATCGCGTCGGCCCAACGCAGCCGGCTTAA
- a CDS encoding ABC transporter substrate-binding protein, whose product MQTGNHTRSRGARGRTWRGRPWAAVLAVSLTVSAALAASAARADISIIQSLPLSGTQASTGRALNAGARLYFDWLNLSGGINGENIRLVARDDEQKVEQTLRNVRDMAKIDNPVAALTIVGTANVEALMRSGVLAEANLPLVGPATGATTMTGDPLVFPIKASYQQEMDKMVGALVTIGITRIGVLYQDDALGKEALGGIERTLKPYKLAIAATASYQRNTAMVGPAVDKLLGADVQAIFLGATAEPAAQFVKQYRARGGGAQLLGLSSIDPGILLKTAGIEAVRGYSLALVMPNPGKSVNPVIREFNRARTAVGAKDVDLSFRAVEGFVAAKVLAEALRRAGPKPTRDQVRRELANLRNFDVGGGFVVDFSDRTRPGSHYVELGVVGPNGLVIQ is encoded by the coding sequence CCGGCCGTGGGCTGCCGTGCTTGCGGTCTCGCTCACGGTGTCTGCGGCGCTTGCTGCATCGGCTGCCCGTGCCGACATCAGCATCATCCAATCGCTGCCGTTATCCGGCACGCAGGCCTCCACGGGGCGCGCACTCAATGCCGGCGCCCGGCTGTATTTCGACTGGCTCAACCTCAGCGGCGGCATCAACGGCGAAAACATCCGCCTGGTCGCCCGTGACGACGAGCAGAAGGTCGAGCAGACCCTGCGCAACGTGCGCGACATGGCCAAGATCGACAACCCCGTGGCCGCGCTCACCATTGTCGGCACCGCCAATGTGGAAGCGCTGATGCGCAGCGGCGTGCTGGCCGAGGCGAACCTGCCGCTGGTGGGCCCGGCCACCGGTGCTACCACCATGACCGGCGATCCGCTGGTGTTTCCCATCAAGGCGAGCTACCAGCAGGAGATGGACAAGATGGTCGGCGCGCTGGTCACCATCGGCATCACGCGCATTGGTGTGCTGTACCAGGACGATGCACTGGGCAAGGAAGCGCTGGGAGGCATCGAGCGCACGCTCAAGCCGTACAAGCTGGCGATTGCGGCCACCGCCTCGTACCAACGCAACACGGCGATGGTGGGCCCGGCGGTGGACAAGCTGCTGGGTGCCGATGTGCAGGCGATCTTCCTGGGGGCCACGGCCGAGCCGGCCGCCCAGTTCGTCAAGCAGTACCGGGCACGCGGGGGCGGTGCGCAGCTTCTCGGGCTGTCGTCCATCGACCCCGGCATCCTGCTCAAGACGGCCGGCATCGAGGCGGTGCGCGGCTACTCGCTGGCGCTGGTGATGCCCAACCCCGGCAAGAGCGTGAACCCCGTCATCCGTGAGTTCAACCGCGCCCGCACGGCAGTGGGCGCCAAGGATGTCGACCTGTCATTCCGCGCGGTGGAGGGCTTTGTGGCCGCCAAGGTGCTGGCCGAGGCCCTGCGCCGCGCCGGCCCCAAGCCCACGCGCGACCAGGTGCGCCGCGAGCTGGCCAACCTGCGCAACTTTGATGTGGGCGGTGGGTTTGTGGTGGATTTCTCCGATCGCACGCGACCGGGCTCGCACTATGTGGAACTGGGCGTGGTCGGGCCGAACGGGCTGGTGATTCAGTAA